DNA from uncultured Desulfovibrio sp.:
TGGTAAGCCTGAATACCACCATTGAATACCTGCGCCCCGGCAAGGTGTCTCCCCTTACGGCGGAGGCCTTTGTGGTACGCAACGGCAAGCATATTCTGAATTATGACGTAAAAATTTACGACGGTTCAGGCGATCTTATTGCCAAGTGCGTTGCCGCCGGTTTTCAGACCGACGTACCACTGCCTGATTAATTTGTTTTTTAATCACGCAGAGTCCCCGCCCCACAATCCTGACCGGGCAAGGGCAATGCGCACAACGACATCAACACAAAGCCCCTGCCGCAGGTTGTCCTCCGGCAGGGGCTTTGTGTTGGCCTGCAATAAAAGAATTGCCCCTTGCCGAACCCTTGGCAAGGGGCTTCCACCGTAAACGCTTGGGGCGCATGGAGGTGATGAGTGGCGCAAACGTCAGATACAGAACCTTGCGCGCAATATGAAAAATTTCAAAATCCTATGCTTGAGTCTTGGACGTTGGGTGTTCTCCCAAAGACTCCGCCAAGGGCAGGCTGAGGCAGAATTCCGCCCCGCCATCCGCCGCGTTGACTGCCGTAAGTTCACCGCCTCTGGCGTGAGCCAGCGAGCGGGCTACAGCAAGCCCCAGCCCCACATAGCGGCCAAGTGTCTTGCCGCCGGATGCATGCGCGGCAACGGGGCTTTGCAGTGCGCGCGTGCTGAAAAAAGGCTCAAATATGTGCGGCATGATGTCGGGCGCAATGCCTGGGCCGTTGTCGCGCACCACAAGGTCATACCAATCCTGCCCCTGCGCATCGCGTCTGGTGCTGGCAGTCAGGGTGACCAGACCGCCGGGGCGCTCTGCCAATCCTGATGCCGATTCAGCATCACTGAGAGCATCCAGCGCGTTTTCCAGCAGGTGCAGGCATATCTGCTGCAATTCCGGAGCGGAACCCAAGGGGCGGGGCGCGCCCTCGCCCTGCGGCACAAGGACATTGCAGCGCACATGGGCGCTTTCCATGCGTTCGTGAAGCAGGCGCAGCACCTGGGCCACATCCGCAGCCACATCAAGCGCGCCCACGCGAGGGTCAAGCCCGTGCCCCACCATGAGCAGCTTGCGCGTTATCTCGCGCACCCGCAGGCTCTGCGTCCTGATGGTGTCCACAGCTTCGCGTACTTCATCGATATCCGGCAAAGCTTTGGCTTCCGGCTCTTCCAGGCAGTCACGGATCAGGCCAGCGGCCTGCACCATGATATTCAGCGGATTGTTGACCTCATGGGCCACACCTTCCGCTACCCTGCCAAGGCTGCGCCAGCGGGCTGCCTCGGCCAGACGTGCTGCTTCCTGCC
Protein-coding regions in this window:
- a CDS encoding response regulator, which translates into the protein MRVLVVDDEPAFSEPLAERLALRGYETATAQDADAALAELASGPRDLIFLDVGLPGMDGVDLLKILREHYPQTDVVMLSGAGDMGKAVQAMRRGALNWLSKPVGMDGILAECRKAAERAGARQEAARLAEAARWRSLGRVAEGVAHEVNNPLNIMVQAAGLIRDCLEEPEAKALPDIDEVREAVDTIRTQSLRVREITRKLLMVGHGLDPRVGALDVAADVAQVLRLLHERMESAHVRCNVLVPQGEGAPRPLGSAPELQQICLHLLENALDALSDAESASGLAERPGGLVTLTASTRRDAQGQDWYDLVVRDNGPGIAPDIMPHIFEPFFSTRALQSPVAAHASGGKTLGRYVGLGLAVARSLAHARGGELTAVNAADGGAEFCLSLPLAESLGEHPTSKTQA